A region from the Oceanidesulfovibrio marinus genome encodes:
- a CDS encoding PP2C family protein-serine/threonine phosphatase: MTRASTPHDYTRADRLKGLIEANTALAHIESLEELLPTLLRLAQDVTCAEGASILLYKPEKGVLEFTLALNDSQDTARELMQSGMEFKLGQGIAGVVAETRKPLIIDNAYRDDRFFKQSDTTSGFTTRSLICVPITNKDDLLGVVQVVNAKNRDNFDQDDLDVLQSFADLAAVALLRAQMLEAMLREERLRAQLDVAASIQENFLPRLPDLGANTGIWAKTRPAIHVGGDFYDCVPMEDGSFILAVVDVSGKGLPAALVATSLWTHLRTICSRVDAPQDILSQLNMRMIDVFHGELFATIALARFWPDSGNVIMSSGGHLPPIYVDGTGLREIEGLRGLPIGIEEDTSFTKVAVTLGAESSLVFVTDGVTEARQTDGSFFGSNRLHESLRCMGSCPRGHAVMTHIEEWACDGTQNDDVTVLEIWRR; this comes from the coding sequence ATGACCCGGGCTTCGACTCCTCACGACTATACACGCGCCGACAGGCTCAAGGGCCTGATTGAGGCGAACACTGCCCTTGCGCATATCGAGTCTCTTGAGGAGTTGCTGCCCACCCTGCTCCGCCTGGCACAGGACGTCACCTGCGCCGAAGGCGCCTCCATCCTGCTCTACAAGCCGGAAAAAGGCGTGCTGGAGTTTACCCTGGCCCTCAACGACTCCCAGGACACGGCGCGCGAGCTCATGCAGAGTGGTATGGAGTTCAAGCTGGGCCAGGGAATCGCCGGCGTTGTGGCCGAAACGCGCAAGCCGCTAATCATCGACAACGCCTACCGCGACGATCGCTTTTTCAAGCAGTCGGATACAACATCCGGCTTTACCACCCGCTCCCTGATCTGCGTGCCTATTACCAACAAAGACGATCTCCTAGGCGTGGTGCAGGTGGTGAACGCCAAGAACCGGGATAACTTTGATCAGGATGACCTGGACGTGCTGCAGAGCTTTGCCGACCTGGCCGCTGTGGCTCTGCTCCGTGCGCAGATGCTGGAGGCCATGCTGCGCGAGGAACGCCTGCGCGCACAGCTCGATGTGGCCGCCAGTATCCAGGAAAACTTCCTGCCGCGCCTGCCGGACCTGGGTGCAAATACCGGCATCTGGGCCAAGACCAGACCGGCCATCCATGTAGGCGGAGATTTCTACGACTGCGTGCCCATGGAGGACGGCAGCTTCATTCTCGCCGTGGTCGATGTCTCGGGCAAGGGGCTTCCCGCGGCCCTTGTCGCCACATCCTTGTGGACGCATCTCAGGACTATCTGCTCACGTGTGGATGCACCCCAGGATATTCTCTCGCAACTCAATATGCGCATGATAGACGTATTCCACGGCGAGCTGTTCGCAACCATCGCCCTGGCCAGATTCTGGCCCGATAGCGGAAACGTCATAATGTCTTCCGGCGGGCACCTCCCGCCCATATATGTTGATGGTACAGGCCTGCGCGAGATCGAAGGGCTGAGAGGTCTCCCCATCGGCATCGAGGAGGACACGAGCTTTACCAAGGTGGCCGTTACCCTTGGTGCTGAATCATCGCTGGTCTTTGTCACGGATGGCGTAACAGAAGCCAGGCAGACGGACGGTTCGTTCTTTGGATCGAATCGGCTTCATGAATCGCTGCGCTGCATGGGGAGCTGTCCTCGCGGGCACGCTGTCATGACCCACATCGAGGAGTGGGCATGCGATGGAACGCAGAATGACGACGTGACGGTGCTGGAGATTTGGCGACGGTAA
- a CDS encoding STAS domain-containing protein, translating to MSAEGKEIWNLEVDKSGVIWIIGEIDYTIASKLRKELFPRLEATSDDVAFNLSRLTYLDSSGLALLIEINRKLHEKGRKMIISEITPDVKKVFDLTQVARLFGV from the coding sequence ATGTCGGCAGAGGGCAAAGAGATCTGGAACCTGGAAGTGGACAAGAGCGGTGTCATCTGGATCATTGGCGAGATCGACTACACGATCGCGTCTAAGCTCAGAAAAGAGCTCTTTCCCCGCCTGGAAGCCACCAGCGATGATGTTGCCTTCAACCTGAGCCGGCTTACCTACCTCGACAGCTCCGGTCTTGCCCTGCTTATCGAGATCAACAGGAAGCTCCACGAAAAAGGCAGGAAGATGATCATCTCAGAGATTACTCCGGATGTGAAAAAAGTTTTCGACCTGACCCAGGTAGCGAGGCTGTTCGGCGTATGA
- a CDS encoding MlaE family ABC transporter permease produces MTRIREELHTLSWLINCLLKSTPRLLTQKKRFYLWQVWRNMAQVGAGSIAIVTIIAFCVGVILALHAANQLERFGATSYVANLVGVIIISELGPLLTAVVITGRSGAAFTAEIATMQISEEIDALNVIGIDPVLFLVVPKLLAMIIMLPVLTVWADFVGINSGMLYSGTFLSISYKTYFAQTASFLRFSDLTAGLVKSLGFGLAITIICCWQGFLAKEGAADVGRRTTKSVVQSIFIIILLDLYFTTLSYAF; encoded by the coding sequence ATGACCCGCATACGAGAGGAGCTGCACACACTTTCCTGGCTCATCAACTGCCTGCTCAAGAGCACGCCGCGACTGCTGACCCAGAAGAAACGGTTCTACCTGTGGCAGGTGTGGCGAAATATGGCGCAGGTGGGTGCGGGCTCCATCGCCATCGTCACCATCATCGCCTTCTGCGTCGGCGTCATCCTCGCCCTGCACGCCGCCAATCAGCTGGAACGGTTTGGTGCGACCAGCTATGTGGCCAACCTTGTCGGCGTCATCATCATCAGCGAGCTGGGCCCCCTCCTCACCGCCGTGGTCATTACTGGCAGATCCGGAGCCGCCTTCACGGCCGAAATCGCCACCATGCAGATATCGGAAGAGATCGACGCGCTCAACGTCATCGGTATCGACCCTGTTCTCTTTCTCGTGGTGCCGAAGCTTCTGGCCATGATCATCATGCTGCCTGTGCTCACCGTCTGGGCCGACTTCGTGGGCATCAACTCCGGCATGCTCTACTCCGGCACCTTCCTCAGCATCAGCTACAAAACCTATTTTGCGCAGACAGCGAGCTTCCTGCGGTTCAGCGATCTCACCGCTGGTCTGGTCAAAAGCCTGGGCTTCGGTCTGGCCATTACCATTATCTGCTGCTGGCAGGGATTCCTGGCAAAAGAAGGCGCTGCCGATGTGGGCCGACGGACCACCAAGTCCGTGGTCCAATCCATCTTCATCATCATCCTTCTCGACCTCTACTTCACGACCCTGAGCTATGCCTTCTGA
- a CDS encoding ABC transporter ATP-binding protein: MPSEETTTYLNRAPDIVLDNLKLGYGDNIVLEHVDVVLPASKISVILGGSGGGKSTLLRHILGLEHPMRGRIMINDRNIFDLDEKQGHDLRGEMGVLFQNGALLGSLTLGENVALPLREHTELDEETIETLVRIKLNLVGLDKFMDYYPSQLSGGMRKRAGLARALVLDPNILLCDEPTSGLDPITAAELDQLILDLHDTFNMTIVVVTHDLDSLFAIADFVVMLHNGNVLFQGGLDALKKSKHEFIKQFLGREPGERHSPDFL; this comes from the coding sequence ATGCCTTCTGAAGAAACCACCACATATCTCAACCGGGCGCCGGACATTGTTCTGGACAATCTCAAGCTCGGCTACGGCGATAACATCGTGCTCGAGCACGTGGATGTTGTTCTGCCTGCCAGCAAGATCTCGGTCATCCTCGGCGGCTCCGGCGGTGGCAAGTCCACCCTGCTCCGCCATATCCTGGGGCTGGAGCACCCCATGCGCGGCCGGATCATGATCAACGACAGAAACATCTTCGATCTGGACGAGAAACAGGGGCACGATCTCCGCGGCGAGATGGGCGTGCTTTTTCAGAACGGCGCCCTGCTCGGCTCGCTCACCCTGGGCGAGAACGTGGCCCTGCCGCTCCGCGAGCATACGGAGCTGGATGAGGAAACCATAGAGACCCTGGTCCGGATCAAGCTCAATCTGGTTGGGCTGGACAAGTTCATGGACTACTACCCCAGCCAGCTTTCCGGAGGCATGCGCAAACGCGCCGGCCTGGCCCGGGCCCTTGTGCTCGATCCGAACATCCTCCTGTGCGATGAGCCGACCTCCGGGCTTGATCCCATTACGGCCGCAGAGCTGGACCAGCTGATCCTCGATTTGCACGATACATTCAATATGACTATTGTCGTTGTAACCCATGACCTGGACAGCCTGTTCGCCATCGCCGATTTCGTGGTAATGCTGCACAATGGCAACGTGCTTTTTCAGGGAGGGCTCGACGCGCTGAAAAAATCCAAACACGAGTTCATCAAACAGTTCCTGGGGCGGGAACCGGGCGAGCGGCATTCGCCTGATTTCCTGTGA
- a CDS encoding MlaD family protein, with the protein MQSKKQSTYDFLKALFTIVLGLIILGSFVVALGGYWFWENLDTYYARFDNIRDLDTGRTVKYEGLSVGKVTEIRVDSEHPEIIVVGFGIQKDFTLYQGTKASITQKGLVGDNYLLLTLNGDAGGKLEPGATLPTKATPTLNELGATIGEFIEEIRPKFNRVADGLERLVSEQNTENVREVLFKADRLMNQGNELITMLRTEFQGVGPEAKSTLKVASNTLDKGGVVLDNVDKNFALLSRDLRAQIESVSDSINTLSGQLQQSLNVDQPKLERLLDEVYAMARDIRMLSRSLRERPYEVIYPPKPKP; encoded by the coding sequence ATGCAATCGAAAAAGCAGTCCACATACGACTTCCTCAAGGCGCTCTTCACCATTGTCCTCGGGCTTATCATCCTGGGCAGCTTCGTCGTCGCCCTCGGCGGCTACTGGTTCTGGGAAAATCTTGATACCTACTACGCCCGGTTCGACAATATCCGCGATCTCGATACGGGCCGCACCGTAAAGTATGAGGGCCTGAGCGTAGGCAAGGTCACGGAGATACGCGTGGACTCCGAGCATCCGGAAATCATCGTGGTGGGCTTCGGTATCCAGAAGGATTTTACGCTGTACCAAGGGACAAAGGCCTCCATCACGCAGAAAGGCCTTGTGGGTGACAACTACCTGCTGCTGACCCTGAACGGCGATGCCGGAGGAAAGCTCGAACCTGGTGCAACCTTGCCCACAAAGGCCACGCCCACGCTCAATGAGCTCGGCGCGACCATCGGCGAGTTCATCGAAGAAATACGTCCCAAATTCAACCGCGTGGCGGACGGTCTGGAGCGATTGGTCTCCGAGCAGAACACGGAGAACGTGCGCGAGGTGCTGTTCAAGGCGGATCGGCTGATGAACCAGGGGAACGAGCTCATCACCATGCTGCGCACCGAGTTCCAAGGCGTCGGCCCGGAGGCCAAGAGCACCCTGAAGGTCGCCTCCAACACCCTGGACAAGGGCGGCGTGGTTCTGGACAACGTCGACAAAAATTTCGCCCTGCTCTCCCGTGATCTCCGCGCCCAGATCGAATCCGTCAGCGACTCGATCAACACACTGAGCGGGCAACTGCAGCAAAGCCTCAATGTGGATCAACCGAAACTGGAACGTCTGCTGGACGAGGTCTACGCCATGGCTCGCGACATCCGCATGCTGTCCCGATCCCTGCGCGAGCGCCCCTATGAAGTGATCTACCCACCGAAGCCCAAACCCTGA
- a CDS encoding ABC-type transport auxiliary lipoprotein family protein, with protein MGVLLLATLALMLSSCGTPNQRYLLQLAPPECADGGHTLEDPVLMLDDFTTLPGMDRTAVFIAQDNVIQPSTVWYWEGNPAEIMTQAVSDRLECAGPYRVSWPYFGELEHAAVLRGRVREFQLVNTSLPEFRIRLSVELWGPRHTRMLAINTFTASEPVDAITPQATASAASKAVSKATLAISEWLDANRGLVTP; from the coding sequence ATGGGCGTACTCCTTCTTGCCACGCTGGCCCTCATGCTCTCTTCCTGCGGCACGCCGAACCAGCGCTACCTGCTGCAGCTTGCTCCACCGGAATGCGCGGACGGCGGTCACACTCTGGAAGACCCGGTGCTGATGCTCGACGACTTCACCACCCTGCCCGGCATGGATCGCACCGCTGTGTTCATTGCCCAGGACAACGTCATCCAGCCTTCGACTGTCTGGTACTGGGAGGGCAACCCGGCGGAGATCATGACCCAGGCCGTGAGCGACCGTCTTGAATGCGCCGGGCCGTATCGCGTCTCCTGGCCCTACTTCGGCGAGCTTGAGCACGCCGCCGTACTGCGCGGCCGTGTCCGTGAGTTCCAGCTGGTGAATACCAGCCTGCCCGAGTTCCGAATCCGACTGTCCGTGGAGCTGTGGGGGCCACGCCACACGCGCATGCTCGCCATCAATACGTTCACGGCCAGCGAGCCTGTCGACGCCATCACTCCCCAGGCCACGGCCAGTGCTGCGAGCAAGGCTGTGTCCAAGGCAACCTTGGCCATCAGTGAATGGCTGGACGCCAACCGCGGACTGGTCACGCCATAA
- a CDS encoding DnaJ family domain-containing protein, with amino-acid sequence MSESVWWILEKVAEDKIQRAIDEGQFEKLPGMGKPLEMEDTSWVPEELRMAYKILKNSGHVPKEVEERKELNNLVEALENCEDEQERYRQMRKLNAMVTRVNASRATPVRVDVEDAYYEKIVERVRLYGKRPDKDR; translated from the coding sequence ATGTCAGAGTCAGTTTGGTGGATCCTGGAAAAGGTCGCCGAAGACAAGATTCAGCGCGCCATCGATGAAGGCCAGTTCGAAAAGCTGCCCGGCATGGGCAAGCCCTTGGAGATGGAGGACACCTCCTGGGTGCCGGAAGAGCTGCGCATGGCCTACAAGATTCTGAAGAACTCAGGCCATGTCCCCAAAGAGGTGGAGGAGCGCAAAGAGCTCAATAATCTGGTGGAGGCGCTGGAGAACTGCGAAGACGAGCAGGAGCGGTACCGCCAGATGCGCAAGCTCAACGCTATGGTCACGCGCGTCAATGCGTCGCGCGCCACGCCCGTCCGAGTGGATGTGGAAGACGCCTACTACGAGAAGATCGTGGAGCGGGTTCGACTGTACGGCAAGCGACCCGACAAGGACCGCTGA
- a CDS encoding transcription antitermination factor NusB, which produces MGSNPRRSSKPRARAVPPARRLALEVLRSSLQHHLPLQEALDSAIARHGASLDPRDVGLATESVYGVFRYLGRLNFLLHHRLARPGSIPQGVMRILLLATYELLFLERVPAYATVNWAVDAVKAESPKLAKVANGVLRGLDRMRDEIAERDFYLDAATDRDAGMAAWYGVPQWLFTHVRKAVPELAHTVFQERLSQPPLGLRANPRSVSAGQGGASLDQLISMDGVVAHCASGVAFAAGSGPEASELGEWIREGRVSRQSLASQEALLALKPETWTGPILDCCAGRGGKTLLYMERWDEEIWASDFNARRLSGIPVECARLNLKVPPIFRADARHVPLVSRNETGRHPQTILIDAPCSGLGVMSRRPDLAWRLKPHDLANLRKMQAEILDATAALLSRGSKLLYLTCTIDPLENERTISGFLERNGRFEQLGEFRTANSDVLKERFYAASLRAVR; this is translated from the coding sequence ATGGGATCGAACCCCAGACGTTCCAGCAAGCCGCGTGCGCGGGCTGTGCCTCCGGCGCGGCGCCTGGCGCTTGAAGTGCTGCGCAGCAGCTTGCAGCATCATCTGCCGCTGCAGGAGGCATTGGACAGCGCCATTGCCAGGCACGGGGCATCACTTGATCCACGCGATGTGGGCCTGGCCACGGAGTCCGTGTACGGCGTGTTCCGCTATCTGGGCCGGCTCAACTTCCTGCTGCACCACCGGCTGGCCAGACCCGGCTCCATACCGCAGGGCGTAATGCGCATCCTGCTTCTTGCAACCTACGAGCTGCTCTTTCTGGAGCGCGTGCCGGCCTACGCCACGGTGAACTGGGCTGTGGATGCGGTGAAGGCCGAGTCCCCCAAGCTGGCCAAAGTGGCCAACGGGGTGCTGCGCGGGTTGGATCGCATGCGAGACGAGATTGCGGAGCGAGATTTCTATCTGGATGCGGCGACGGATCGCGACGCCGGCATGGCTGCCTGGTACGGCGTGCCGCAATGGCTCTTCACCCATGTGCGCAAGGCCGTTCCTGAGCTTGCCCACACGGTGTTCCAGGAGCGGCTCAGCCAGCCACCCCTTGGCCTGCGCGCTAATCCAAGATCAGTCAGTGCAGGGCAGGGCGGTGCCTCGCTCGACCAGCTTATCTCCATGGACGGCGTTGTCGCGCATTGCGCCAGTGGCGTGGCCTTTGCGGCCGGTTCCGGACCGGAAGCGTCGGAGCTGGGCGAGTGGATCAGGGAGGGTCGCGTTTCACGTCAGAGCCTGGCCTCACAGGAGGCGTTGCTCGCGCTCAAGCCGGAGACATGGACCGGACCCATTCTGGACTGCTGCGCTGGGCGCGGCGGTAAGACTTTGCTCTACATGGAGCGATGGGACGAAGAAATCTGGGCGAGCGATTTCAATGCGAGACGGCTCTCCGGCATCCCAGTCGAGTGCGCTCGGCTCAATCTGAAAGTGCCGCCCATTTTTCGAGCCGACGCCAGACATGTGCCTCTTGTCTCACGGAATGAGACCGGCAGACATCCGCAGACCATTCTCATCGACGCTCCATGCAGCGGATTGGGGGTGATGAGCCGCCGTCCGGACCTAGCGTGGCGTCTCAAGCCGCATGACCTTGCCAACCTGCGGAAAATGCAGGCAGAAATCCTCGACGCCACAGCAGCCCTTCTCAGCCGTGGGAGCAAGCTTTTGTACCTGACGTGTACGATTGACCCTTTGGAGAACGAGAGGACCATTTCCGGCTTTCTGGAGCGAAATGGACGTTTCGAGCAGCTAGGGGAATTCCGGACCGCAAACTCCGATGTGCTGAAGGAACGATTCTACGCCGCGTCGCTACGCGCGGTCCGATAA
- a CDS encoding DUF116 domain-containing protein — MNQNLHEIQPERVTRKRLFIGLISATSLVVIIVCILLWIVPYVGFRSLHPAAPTIFGVIFCAAILFTLWAWLSLLANIFLGRPVLFSQRMRGLTIKFFLPLMTLLGRLVGISKEDVRNSFIKVNNELVRAENVRYPADRILLLMPHCLQSSRCDMRLTYDIDNCKRCGKCPIKSLLEIRDEFGVHLAIATGGTIARRIVVQARPKLIIAVACERDLSSGIQDTYPIPVYGILNERPNGPCLDTTVQRSAVEAALCLFLQSPPISCCVQSAVADTAAPSSHHAAIQN, encoded by the coding sequence ATGAACCAGAACCTACACGAAATCCAACCGGAAAGAGTTACGCGCAAGCGGCTCTTCATCGGTCTCATCTCCGCCACGAGTCTCGTGGTCATTATCGTCTGCATTCTGCTGTGGATTGTTCCGTACGTTGGTTTCCGCTCGCTCCATCCGGCAGCCCCCACCATCTTCGGCGTCATCTTCTGCGCCGCCATTCTGTTCACGCTGTGGGCGTGGTTGTCCTTGCTGGCGAACATCTTTCTTGGCCGGCCCGTGCTCTTTTCGCAGCGCATGCGCGGCCTGACCATCAAATTTTTCCTGCCCCTCATGACTCTGCTCGGCCGGCTCGTGGGTATCTCCAAGGAGGATGTGCGCAACTCCTTTATCAAGGTGAACAACGAGCTGGTGCGGGCCGAGAATGTGCGCTATCCGGCCGACAGAATTCTGCTTCTCATGCCGCATTGCCTGCAGTCCAGCCGCTGCGACATGCGCCTGACGTACGACATCGACAACTGCAAACGCTGCGGCAAGTGCCCTATCAAAAGCTTGCTGGAGATCCGCGACGAGTTCGGCGTCCATCTGGCCATCGCTACCGGCGGCACCATTGCCCGGCGCATTGTGGTGCAGGCCCGGCCCAAGCTGATCATTGCCGTGGCCTGCGAGCGCGATCTGTCCAGCGGCATTCAGGACACCTATCCCATCCCGGTGTACGGCATCCTCAACGAGCGTCCAAACGGGCCGTGCCTGGACACGACGGTGCAGCGCAGCGCCGTAGAGGCCGCCTTGTGCCTCTTCCTGCAATCGCCGCCAATCTCATGCTGTGTGCAGAGCGCAGTCGCTGATACTGCAGCTCCTTCCTCGCACCACGCCGCTATCCAGAATTGA
- the fmt gene encoding methionyl-tRNA formyltransferase: MRIVFMGTPDFAATILEALLTFEGGEVVGVYTQPDRPAGRGKKVRFSAVKNLAMARRLPVYQPVNFKKPIAITELSTLRPDVCVVAAYGLILPQAVLDVPRYGCLNAHASLLPKYRGAAPIQRAIIDGEPVTGMTIMQMNAGMDTGDILLQRALGIGIDDTAATIHDELAKMGGQLMLETLSKLESGGLTAIPQEESKATYAAKLTKADGEIDWRQPALDVHNRIRGVHPWPGAFFMWGGLDPENPLRLTVQPGKVGPLNEDHVEPGTIVGMVDGHLAVACADRLYLTPNLCPEGRCLMDARAFCNGYLNRCPAPNP, encoded by the coding sequence GTGCGTATTGTATTCATGGGTACGCCGGATTTTGCGGCCACGATTCTTGAAGCATTGCTTACGTTCGAAGGCGGCGAAGTCGTTGGCGTGTACACTCAGCCGGACCGGCCGGCCGGACGGGGCAAGAAGGTTCGCTTTTCCGCGGTGAAGAATCTCGCCATGGCCCGGCGTCTGCCCGTGTATCAGCCCGTTAACTTCAAGAAGCCCATCGCCATAACCGAGCTCTCCACGCTCCGGCCCGATGTCTGCGTTGTTGCCGCCTACGGCCTCATTTTGCCGCAGGCCGTGCTGGACGTGCCGCGCTACGGCTGCCTCAACGCCCACGCCTCCCTTCTGCCCAAGTACCGCGGCGCCGCGCCCATCCAGCGCGCAATCATCGACGGCGAGCCTGTCACGGGCATGACCATCATGCAGATGAACGCCGGCATGGACACGGGCGACATCCTGTTGCAGCGCGCCTTGGGCATCGGCATTGACGACACGGCCGCGACCATCCACGACGAGCTGGCGAAGATGGGCGGGCAGCTCATGCTGGAGACCCTGTCCAAGCTCGAATCCGGCGGCTTGACCGCAATCCCGCAGGAAGAATCCAAGGCCACCTACGCAGCCAAGCTGACCAAGGCGGATGGCGAGATCGATTGGCGCCAGCCCGCTCTGGACGTGCACAACCGCATCCGGGGCGTCCACCCCTGGCCCGGCGCATTCTTCATGTGGGGCGGCCTTGATCCAGAAAATCCCCTGCGACTGACCGTGCAGCCGGGCAAGGTGGGGCCGCTCAACGAAGATCATGTCGAGCCCGGCACCATCGTCGGCATGGTGGACGGCCACCTGGCCGTGGCCTGCGCGGACCGGCTCTACCTCACGCCGAACCTCTGCCCGGAAGGCCGCTGTCTCATGGACGCCCGGGCCTTCTGCAATGGCTATCTCAACCGCTGCCCGGCACCCAATCCATAG
- the def gene encoding peptide deformylase, whose translation MTLEICTYPHPVLSQTAQTIEEITPELVQLARDMADCMYMNDGVGLAAPQVGESIRMIVVDITGPEKREELITLINPTIVSCEGEVESEEGCLSLPLFRGMIDRSEKVHVRGLDLDGNEIAIDAEGLLAICLQHEIDHLEGTLLLNRVGRLKKSLYDKKVKKREKRRQVEGE comes from the coding sequence ATGACTTTGGAAATTTGCACATATCCTCACCCGGTGCTTTCGCAGACTGCGCAGACCATCGAGGAAATCACACCCGAGCTCGTGCAGCTGGCCAGGGACATGGCCGACTGCATGTACATGAATGACGGCGTTGGCCTTGCCGCGCCCCAGGTGGGCGAGTCCATCCGTATGATTGTGGTGGACATAACCGGCCCGGAGAAGCGCGAGGAGCTCATCACCCTCATCAATCCCACCATTGTTTCCTGCGAGGGTGAGGTTGAGAGCGAGGAGGGGTGTCTGTCCCTGCCGCTGTTCCGAGGCATGATCGACCGTTCCGAAAAGGTGCACGTCCGCGGGCTGGACCTGGACGGCAACGAGATCGCTATCGACGCCGAGGGTCTGCTGGCGATATGCCTGCAACACGAGATCGACCACCTGGAGGGCACCTTGCTGCTCAACAGGGTGGGACGGCTCAAGAAATCGCTGTACGACAAGAAGGTCAAGAAGCGCGAAAAGCGCCGGCAGGTTGAGGGAGAATAA
- the aspS gene encoding aspartate--tRNA ligase: MTDEQSFEQSADIQREHAKYIVPLGDWQRTHTNEAMRKANVGDEVCLVGWVQFRRDHGGLIFVDLRDRRGLTQIVFSPEENSDAHESAHILRTEYVLAIKGRVRERPDGMVNPNLPTGEIEVVVTDWKLLNTAKTTPFLIEDRVDINENLRLTYRYLDLRRPSMAKNFQLRHRASQATRNFLDEQGFLEIETPVLTKSTPEGARDFLVPSRVNPGEFFALPQSPQLFKQLCMVAGMDRYYQIVRCFRDEDLRADRQPEFTQIDIEMSFVDEERVMELAEGLVERMFAETLDVTLQRPFPRMTYDRAMELYGVDKPDTRFELFLTDVTDVVRGSEFRVFGQAELVKGLRVPGGMELTRKEIDDYTEFVKIYGAQGLAWIKVKEDGWQSPFAKFLSDAEKEGLKERLGMQPGDIVFFQAGASEMVNAALGALRLKLGERFELIDHSVFSLTWVTDFPLFEYDEEDKRFVARHHPFTSAQEASKDKILSDPENAKARAYDLVINGYEVGGGSIRNHTPQAQMEMLNALGMDPEEARLRFGFLLDALEYGAPPHGGIAFGLDRLVMLLAKASSIRDVIAFPKTQKATCLMTEAPSRVSAKQLRELHIRLREQAKEEK; this comes from the coding sequence ATGACCGACGAGCAATCTTTCGAGCAATCCGCCGATATTCAGCGCGAGCACGCCAAGTATATTGTCCCGCTGGGCGACTGGCAGCGCACCCACACCAACGAGGCCATGCGCAAGGCCAACGTGGGCGACGAGGTCTGCCTGGTGGGCTGGGTGCAGTTCCGCCGCGACCACGGCGGCCTCATTTTTGTGGACCTGCGCGACCGCCGCGGCCTGACCCAGATTGTGTTCAGCCCGGAGGAAAATTCCGACGCTCACGAAAGCGCGCACATTCTGCGCACCGAGTACGTGCTGGCCATCAAGGGCCGGGTTCGCGAACGGCCCGACGGCATGGTCAACCCGAACCTGCCCACCGGCGAGATCGAGGTTGTGGTTACGGACTGGAAGCTCCTGAACACGGCCAAGACCACGCCGTTCCTCATCGAGGACCGTGTGGACATCAACGAGAACCTGCGCCTCACGTACCGCTATCTGGACCTGCGCCGGCCCTCCATGGCCAAGAACTTCCAACTGCGGCACCGTGCTTCCCAGGCCACGCGCAACTTCCTGGACGAGCAGGGCTTCCTGGAGATCGAGACGCCCGTGCTGACCAAGTCCACGCCGGAAGGCGCACGCGACTTCCTGGTGCCCAGCCGCGTGAACCCCGGTGAGTTCTTCGCCCTGCCGCAGTCGCCGCAGCTGTTCAAGCAGCTCTGCATGGTCGCCGGTATGGACCGCTACTACCAGATCGTGCGCTGTTTCCGCGACGAGGACTTGCGCGCAGACCGCCAGCCCGAGTTCACGCAGATCGACATCGAGATGAGCTTTGTGGACGAGGAGCGCGTCATGGAGCTGGCCGAGGGTCTGGTGGAGCGCATGTTCGCCGAGACCCTGGACGTCACGCTGCAGCGTCCCTTCCCGCGCATGACCTACGACCGCGCCATGGAGCTCTATGGTGTCGACAAGCCGGACACCCGTTTCGAACTCTTCCTCACCGACGTGACCGACGTTGTCCGCGGCTCCGAGTTCCGCGTTTTCGGCCAGGCCGAGCTGGTCAAGGGCCTGCGCGTGCCCGGCGGCATGGAGCTGACCCGCAAGGAGATCGACGACTACACCGAGTTTGTGAAGATCTACGGCGCCCAGGGCCTGGCCTGGATCAAGGTCAAGGAGGACGGCTGGCAGTCTCCGTTCGCCAAGTTCCTGAGCGATGCTGAGAAGGAGGGCCTCAAGGAGCGCCTGGGCATGCAGCCCGGCGACATCGTCTTCTTCCAGGCCGGCGCTTCGGAGATGGTCAACGCCGCTCTCGGCGCGTTGCGTCTCAAGCTGGGCGAGCGCTTCGAGCTTATCGACCACTCCGTTTTCTCTCTCACCTGGGTCACGGACTTCCCGCTTTTCGAGTACGACGAAGAGGACAAGCGCTTTGTGGCGCGGCACCACCCCTTTACCTCGGCGCAGGAAGCTTCCAAGGACAAGATCCTTTCCGATCCCGAGAACGCCAAGGCCCGCGCCTACGACCTGGTCATCAACGGCTACGAGGTCGGCGGCGGCTCCATCCGCAACCACACGCCCCAGGCGCAGATGGAGATGCTCAACGCCCTGGGCATGGACCCGGAGGAAGCGCGCCTGCGCTTCGGCTTCCTGCTGGACGCCCTGGAGTACGGTGCGCCGCCCCACGGCGGCATCGCCTTTGGTCTGGACCGCCTCGTGATGCTGTTGGCCAAGGCCAGCTCCATCCGCGACGTCATTGCCTTCCCCAAGACGCAGAAGGCCACCTGCCTGATGACCGAGGCGCCCAGCCGTGTTTCGGCCAAGCAGCTTCGCGAGCTTCATATCCGTCTGCGCGAGCAGGCCAAGGAAGAAAAGTAG